One part of the Paenibacillus silvisoli genome encodes these proteins:
- a CDS encoding aminotransferase class I/II-fold pyridoxal phosphate-dependent enzyme: MDHTRTPLFSALREHAANNPVQFHIPGHKKGLGSDPEFREFIGDNALSIDLINIAPLDDLHQPTGVIEEAQKLAADAFGADYTFFSVQGTSGAIMTMILTVCKPGDKIIVPRNVHKSIMSAIIFAGARPVFISPARDSNLGIDHGITTRAVKRALDRHHDAKAVLVINPTYYGICANLKEIVELVHSYDIPVLVDEAHGVLIHFHEKLPMSAMQAGADMAATSVHKLGGSMTQSSVLNVRSGRINAQRVQTIISMLTTTSTSYILLSSLDTSRRNLAINGHDIAERAIELAQHARTEINKMPGLYCVGEDILGGEATFDYDPTKLAVHVRHLGMTGYEVENWLREHYNIEVELSDMYNILALVTPGDTSDSVGTLLTALRDLAERHHSNESNELVVKIPEIPHLSLTPREAFYSETEVVPFKESAGRIIAEFIYVYPPGIPILLPGEVISQTNIDYIVDHVEVGLPVKGPEDRSIQFVKVIVEEEAIS, from the coding sequence ATGGATCATACCCGGACTCCGCTGTTTAGCGCCTTGCGCGAGCATGCGGCCAACAACCCTGTTCAGTTTCACATTCCCGGACATAAAAAAGGACTAGGCAGCGACCCTGAATTTCGCGAATTTATCGGCGACAACGCGTTGTCGATTGACCTTATAAATATCGCTCCGCTGGATGACTTGCACCAACCGACGGGCGTCATCGAAGAGGCCCAAAAACTGGCAGCCGATGCTTTCGGTGCTGATTATACCTTTTTTTCGGTACAAGGAACAAGCGGCGCGATCATGACGATGATTTTAACAGTTTGTAAACCGGGCGATAAAATCATCGTTCCGCGCAACGTGCACAAATCCATTATGTCCGCCATTATTTTCGCAGGCGCGCGTCCGGTCTTCATCTCGCCGGCCCGCGACTCCAACCTTGGTATCGATCACGGCATTACGACGCGTGCGGTAAAGCGCGCGCTTGATCGCCACCATGACGCGAAAGCGGTGCTTGTCATTAACCCGACGTACTACGGCATTTGCGCAAACTTGAAAGAAATCGTCGAGCTCGTGCACAGCTACGATATTCCGGTTCTTGTCGACGAGGCTCACGGCGTGCTTATCCATTTCCATGAAAAGCTGCCGATGTCGGCGATGCAAGCCGGCGCGGATATGGCCGCGACCAGCGTCCATAAGCTCGGCGGTTCCATGACGCAGAGCTCCGTGCTCAACGTGCGCAGCGGCCGCATCAATGCGCAGCGCGTGCAAACCATCATTAGTATGTTGACGACGACGTCGACGTCCTATATTTTGCTCTCTTCGCTCGATACGTCCCGCCGCAACCTGGCGATCAACGGCCATGACATTGCGGAACGCGCCATCGAGCTCGCGCAACACGCACGCACGGAGATTAACAAGATGCCTGGCCTCTATTGCGTCGGCGAAGACATTCTCGGCGGCGAAGCGACCTTCGATTATGATCCGACGAAGCTGGCCGTCCATGTCCGCCACTTGGGCATGACCGGCTACGAGGTGGAGAATTGGCTCCGCGAGCATTACAACATCGAAGTCGAGCTCAGCGATATGTACAACATCCTCGCGCTTGTTACGCCAGGCGACACGTCAGACTCTGTCGGCACGCTGCTGACGGCGCTGCGCGATCTGGCCGAGCGGCATCACTCGAACGAATCGAACGAGCTGGTGGTGAAGATTCCGGAAATTCCGCATCTTTCCCTCACGCCGCGCGAAGCGTTCTACTCGGAAACCGAGGTCGTGCCGTTCAAGGAATCGGCGGGCCGCATTATCGCCGAGTTCATTTACGTCTATCCGCCGGGCATTCCGATCCTGCTGCCGGGCGAAGTCATCTCGCAGACGAATATCGACTATATCGTCGATCACGTCGAAGTCGGCCTGCCGGTCAAAGGACCGGAAGACCGCAGCATCCAATTCGTTAAAGTTATCGTCGAAGAAGAAGCCATCTCGTAA
- a CDS encoding DUF5659 domain-containing protein: MRSQRLAGYLMHQGFKLHKMEVSNDGSNRNIFIFTHSQSLLDAVQDYKRLN; the protein is encoded by the coding sequence ATTCGCTCTCAGAGATTAGCAGGGTACTTGATGCATCAAGGATTTAAACTACACAAAATGGAAGTATCCAATGATGGAAGCAATCGAAACATTTTCATCTTCACTCATAGTCAATCGTTGCTCGATGCTGTTCAAGATTATAAACGCTTGAACTGA
- a CDS encoding DUF3892 domain-containing protein: MFNADMNEQQGVQAGGMPETIVATQKNGDGDLMAFKTSSGRVLTYEQALAEANSGTLAGVNVFKGKDGGHYIRGDADGDPTNNLDQLPNF, translated from the coding sequence ATGTTCAATGCAGACATGAACGAGCAGCAGGGCGTCCAAGCCGGCGGCATGCCGGAAACAATCGTTGCGACGCAGAAAAACGGCGATGGAGATTTAATGGCGTTTAAAACCTCCAGCGGCCGCGTGCTGACCTATGAGCAAGCGCTAGCCGAAGCAAACAGCGGTACGCTGGCAGGCGTCAACGTATTTAAAGGCAAGGACGGCGGCCACTATATCCGCGGCGATGCCGACGGCGATCCGACCAATAATTTGGATCAGCTGCCGAATTTCTAA
- a CDS encoding site-specific integrase, whose amino-acid sequence MPVYKDQKAKKNPWYYQFDYLDDSGERKFKKQRGFKTKGDAQKALVEAESTYNRDGLTKESKVLYSEFLKRFIDYKKAGGVSKSTLVNYTWLIDLHIVPYLGSIMLTELKPEMLVRLYNRLNDEKTLSDENIQKVHTLINNSLQLAVKWKELNRNVASLVDRPKVKRKKVEVWDLEDSHKFLLEAKNSRYYMTFLLAVTTGMRQGEILGLKWENVDFNRGNISITQTLSHDGKEFIDGAKTKAGVRSVAVDQATLDELKRLQLRTKKEKLSSPEGTYIEKNLVICTSVGTQLTPRNLMRSFYALIEKTRVKKIRFHDLRHTHCTMLLGMDIHPKKVAERVGHKDSRMMDRYSHILPNMQKETASKFGEMFYKKA is encoded by the coding sequence ATGCCGGTTTACAAGGATCAAAAGGCGAAGAAAAATCCTTGGTACTATCAGTTCGATTATTTGGATGATAGTGGAGAAAGGAAGTTCAAGAAACAGCGTGGATTTAAAACGAAAGGAGATGCACAGAAAGCCCTTGTAGAAGCCGAGTCAACGTACAATAGGGATGGACTCACAAAAGAGTCGAAAGTGCTTTATAGCGAGTTTCTGAAGAGGTTTATCGATTACAAGAAGGCGGGTGGTGTTAGTAAAAGCACATTAGTGAATTATACTTGGTTGATTGATTTGCACATCGTTCCGTATTTAGGAAGTATTATGCTAACTGAACTGAAACCAGAAATGCTAGTAAGACTTTATAATAGGCTAAACGATGAAAAAACATTATCAGACGAGAATATCCAGAAGGTTCACACCTTGATTAATAACTCTCTTCAATTGGCAGTTAAATGGAAAGAGCTAAATCGAAATGTTGCTTCGTTGGTAGACAGGCCAAAGGTGAAACGCAAAAAAGTCGAGGTTTGGGATCTTGAGGATTCTCATAAATTCTTACTGGAAGCAAAGAATTCGCGGTACTATATGACTTTCTTGCTTGCTGTAACAACAGGGATGAGACAAGGCGAAATTTTAGGATTGAAATGGGAGAACGTTGACTTTAATCGAGGAAATATTTCCATCACTCAAACCTTAAGTCATGATGGGAAAGAGTTTATCGATGGAGCTAAAACGAAAGCTGGTGTAAGGTCGGTAGCGGTTGACCAAGCCACTCTAGATGAGTTAAAAAGATTGCAGCTTAGAACAAAGAAGGAGAAATTATCCAGTCCAGAAGGAACTTATATCGAGAAAAACCTTGTAATTTGCACTTCAGTTGGAACACAGTTAACGCCTAGAAATTTAATGCGTTCATTCTACGCACTTATTGAAAAAACAAGAGTAAAGAAGATTAGGTTTCATGACTTGAGGCATACACATTGTACTATGCTGCTTGGAATGGATATTCATCCCAAAAAGGTTGCCGAGCGCGTTGGTCATAAGGATAGCAGAATGATGGATCGGTATAGTCATATCTTGCCTAATATGCAAAAAGAGACAGCGAGTAAGTTTGGGGAAATGTTTTATAAGAAGGCATGA
- a CDS encoding MFS transporter has translation MRISKGWAGKKVLSSPFVVQLLIIMYLVEFVKGALLVSILPVYMRQMLDLSAYAVGWALALQYIGDNAFRSPLGWIIDRIGYRYVMLFGVLFTTASVLIVSYMHGMEWIVVACLLLGVGTSPLWPCVINGTTTVAGNDASGTIMSVVYMAWLTGVGMGPIIINFFIVHTYTPAFRILIVMMLVVIVVALLLPGKKRSFELENGGAPVAAAKELAEEKLPMGERVRRYFARVSSSLHASKLLYPAMFTQNFALGLLTPVLTQYARTVLHLTPQQYSMYLVAGGAVTVLGLIPVGKWVDRFGTKWFLHAGFLTAAISLSVLGYTRSLPLVLVIVAFVGLGYACIIPAWNALIAQAIPKAERGAVWGFFLTIEGLGMVFGSIMSGKLWDMLGPHSPFLVSGAVLLLLFVLHLFITRHKADVVR, from the coding sequence ATGAGGATCAGTAAGGGCTGGGCAGGCAAAAAAGTATTGTCGTCACCATTCGTCGTCCAGCTGCTCATTATTATGTATTTGGTTGAATTCGTGAAGGGCGCCCTGCTCGTCTCGATTCTTCCCGTCTATATGAGGCAGATGCTCGATCTGTCCGCGTATGCGGTCGGATGGGCGCTTGCGCTTCAATATATCGGCGATAATGCGTTTCGCAGTCCGCTCGGCTGGATTATCGACCGCATCGGCTATCGCTACGTGATGCTGTTCGGCGTTCTGTTTACGACCGCATCGGTGCTCATCGTTTCCTATATGCATGGCATGGAATGGATCGTGGTGGCCTGTTTGCTGCTAGGGGTCGGAACATCGCCGCTGTGGCCTTGCGTCATCAACGGGACGACGACCGTGGCCGGTAACGATGCGAGCGGCACGATCATGAGCGTCGTCTATATGGCCTGGCTGACGGGCGTCGGCATGGGGCCGATCATCATTAATTTCTTTATTGTGCATACATATACGCCTGCTTTCCGGATTTTGATTGTCATGATGCTCGTCGTCATCGTCGTGGCGCTGCTGCTGCCTGGCAAGAAACGCTCGTTTGAGCTGGAGAACGGCGGCGCGCCGGTTGCGGCAGCGAAGGAGCTTGCCGAAGAGAAGCTGCCTATGGGGGAGCGGGTTCGGCGTTATTTTGCTAGAGTGAGCAGTTCCCTGCATGCCAGCAAGCTGCTGTATCCGGCGATGTTTACGCAAAACTTCGCGCTTGGCCTGCTTACGCCGGTTTTGACGCAATACGCGCGCACGGTCCTTCATCTGACGCCGCAGCAATACAGCATGTATCTCGTTGCCGGAGGCGCGGTAACGGTGCTCGGCCTGATACCGGTCGGCAAATGGGTGGATCGCTTCGGGACAAAATGGTTTCTGCATGCCGGCTTCCTCACAGCTGCCATTTCGCTGTCGGTTCTCGGCTATACGCGGTCGCTGCCGCTTGTCTTGGTTATCGTCGCGTTTGTGGGACTAGGCTATGCGTGCATCATTCCGGCATGGAACGCGCTCATCGCGCAAGCGATTCCGAAGGCGGAGCGCGGAGCGGTGTGGGGCTTCTTCCTGACGATCGAAGGCCTCGGCATGGTATTCGGCAGCATTATGTCGGGCAAGCTGTGGGATATGCTCGGACCTCATTCTCCGTTTCTAGTCAGCGGAGCCGTTCTGCTGCTCTTGTTTGTTCTTCATTTGTTCATAACAAGACATAAAGCAGATGTGGTACGATGA
- a CDS encoding DUF1292 domain-containing protein: MSDHVHDENCNHDHDHEEHVFLVTDEEGIEREMVMVFTFESEDQVYSVLLDRNDPEADGVIFRIEEEDGEAFLVGIEDDAEWERVTKIYEEIAKSENEG; this comes from the coding sequence ATGAGCGATCACGTACATGACGAGAATTGCAACCACGATCATGATCACGAAGAACACGTGTTTCTTGTCACCGACGAGGAAGGCATTGAACGTGAAATGGTTATGGTCTTTACGTTTGAATCCGAAGATCAAGTATACTCCGTGCTTCTAGACCGTAACGATCCGGAAGCCGACGGCGTAATTTTCCGTATCGAAGAAGAAGACGGCGAAGCATTCCTGGTAGGCATCGAAGATGATGCGGAGTGGGAGCGCGTTACGAAGATCTACGAAGAAATCGCGAAGAGCGAGAACGAGGGCTAA
- a CDS encoding MBL fold metallo-hydrolase — protein MDIQMLGTGSAFAKTYFNTNALFYTDRHTLLLDCGTTALLSMHQLGKSVNDIDAILISHIHADHIGGLEELAFQMKFIYKRKPTLFIHESLVHSLWESSLKGGLLQEEFAALEDYFDVRPLQTGVKTELLPGFEVEAFLTEHIPNKLSYSFLINDTFFYSADMKFNPELLERLVKGGVRTIFHDCQLKPPGAVHTTLDELLSLPPHIQERVWLMHYDDSKPNYEGKTGVMPFVEQHKRYTF, from the coding sequence TTGGATATTCAAATGCTCGGAACGGGCAGCGCATTTGCTAAAACGTACTTCAATACGAATGCGCTATTCTACACAGACCGCCATACCCTACTGCTCGATTGCGGCACGACCGCGCTGCTCTCGATGCATCAACTCGGAAAGTCCGTTAACGACATCGACGCCATTTTGATCAGCCATATTCATGCCGACCATATCGGCGGGCTCGAGGAACTTGCGTTCCAGATGAAATTCATTTATAAACGCAAGCCGACGTTGTTTATCCATGAATCGCTTGTCCACTCCCTCTGGGAAAGCTCGTTGAAAGGCGGACTGCTGCAGGAAGAGTTCGCAGCGCTGGAAGATTATTTCGATGTCAGACCGCTGCAAACCGGTGTGAAGACCGAGCTGCTGCCCGGGTTTGAAGTCGAAGCGTTCCTGACCGAGCATATCCCGAATAAACTCAGCTACTCCTTCTTGATTAACGATACGTTCTTCTACTCCGCGGATATGAAATTCAATCCCGAGCTGCTGGAACGGCTGGTCAAAGGCGGCGTGCGGACAATCTTCCACGATTGCCAGCTCAAACCGCCAGGCGCTGTCCATACGACGTTGGACGAGCTTCTATCGCTTCCCCCCCATATTCAAGAACGCGTATGGCTGATGCACTACGACGATAGCAAGCCAAACTACGAAGGCAAGACCGGCGTCATGCCATTCGTGGAGCAGCATAAGCGCTATACCTTCTAA
- a CDS encoding tyrosine-type recombinase/integrase codes for MLDRFVNEGMKGKSEATVKTYQHAIQQFAEWLDGAGATLEDFSRSDVQQYINYMASKKKTAATINKVFNAIRKFCKWAKKMECVEDINVVKAPDYKQTAPKALDKLERNQLIRNVDRSGNKRDYAIIMTLMYTGLRVSELVALDKSDIDISERKGSLKVRAGKGNKERTLPLESEARRAISKYLEERTDDHEALFLSNRDKRISVRSVQYLFEQHNLNAHQLRHTFITGLARAKHDPAIIQSLSGHSSADMVLRYSRATEEDKQRAVENLYID; via the coding sequence ATGCTAGATCGATTCGTCAATGAGGGAATGAAGGGTAAGAGCGAGGCGACAGTAAAGACTTACCAACACGCTATCCAACAATTTGCTGAATGGTTAGATGGTGCAGGTGCTACACTAGAAGACTTTAGCCGTTCAGACGTACAACAATACATTAACTACATGGCAAGCAAGAAGAAGACAGCAGCCACCATCAACAAAGTATTCAATGCCATTCGGAAGTTCTGCAAGTGGGCGAAGAAGATGGAGTGTGTCGAAGATATAAACGTGGTAAAGGCTCCAGATTATAAGCAGACAGCCCCTAAAGCGTTAGATAAACTTGAACGCAATCAACTTATAAGAAATGTAGACAGGAGCGGCAACAAACGCGATTATGCGATTATCATGACGCTTATGTATACTGGCTTGCGTGTCTCGGAACTCGTAGCACTTGATAAATCAGACATAGATATAAGCGAACGGAAGGGATCTTTGAAGGTCAGAGCAGGGAAAGGTAACAAGGAACGAACATTGCCGCTTGAATCAGAGGCACGTAGAGCCATATCCAAATATCTTGAAGAACGAACAGACGATCATGAAGCGTTGTTTTTAAGTAATAGAGATAAGCGTATAAGTGTCAGAAGCGTCCAATACTTATTTGAGCAGCATAATCTTAACGCTCACCAACTGCGGCATACATTTATTACTGGACTTGCAAGAGCTAAACATGATCCAGCAATCATTCAATCCCTAAGCGGTCACAGTTCAGCGGATATGGTATTGCGCTATTCGAGAGCAACAGAAGAAGATAAACAGAGAGCCGTTGAGAATCTTTATATTGATTGA
- a CDS encoding stalk domain-containing protein, which yields MKFRKLFILTLVLSLWGGTMLFADSASQRVRVIVNGSELDDAGIFTDGKTYLSVRQVANTLQSIVIWDEASKKVTLYKPNVHMFLFQDSTIFGNVTKGNRISFKVFAQIDNLLTEISAVKATIEDPQGNETLIQSKNVTIDKDNFWYRTDDVTYTFDSAGKYTIKFYMKTAGSDDWKLVSEKTITAKSS from the coding sequence ATGAAGTTCAGAAAGCTTTTCATTTTGACGTTGGTGTTGTCGCTATGGGGTGGCACGATGCTCTTCGCGGATTCCGCCTCGCAACGGGTGCGGGTCATCGTGAACGGGAGTGAGCTGGATGACGCAGGCATTTTTACCGACGGCAAAACGTATTTGTCGGTTCGCCAGGTCGCGAATACGCTGCAATCGATCGTCATCTGGGACGAAGCATCGAAGAAGGTAACGCTGTATAAGCCAAACGTGCACATGTTCCTGTTCCAAGACTCCACGATCTTCGGCAATGTAACGAAAGGGAATCGGATCTCTTTCAAAGTATTTGCGCAGATCGATAACCTGCTGACCGAAATTTCCGCCGTGAAGGCAACGATCGAGGACCCTCAGGGTAACGAGACGTTGATTCAATCCAAGAACGTAACGATCGATAAAGATAACTTCTGGTATCGTACCGACGATGTTACGTACACGTTCGATTCGGCAGGGAAATATACGATCAAGTTTTATATGAAAACGGCCGGCAGCGACGACTGGAAGCTAGTGTCCGAGAAAACGATTACCGCTAAATCCTCATAA
- a CDS encoding MFS transporter — MTNNYKDKRLGIVMIMLITTFIGFGIIIPVLPELIKKADAGSVAFHTGWMLSIYSLVSFLLSPLWGGLSDRIGRRPVILIGVLGFAASFLLFGIADGSLPIMYASRVLGGLFSGAVTSVMVAYVADVTPPEQRTRGMGLVGMSIGLGFTIGPGFGGLLSLVSQNTPFFAAAALSLVTFLIAVTKLPESLTPEMRQAANEDRPSRWSAFTGSVKYLYVLALIVSLSLAGLEATLQLFGMQRFDVNPRQVGFMFLVCGLVGALIQGGVVRRRIRKGQEPMYITAGLIISAVGFLLLVTSHSLLTSTIYLAIFGIGNALIRPCVTSLITQKTTVGQGVASGLSSAMDSLGRIAGPLLGAFLFSMDVTLPYVAGGLLSLAALTLLLRFRLLDSSAVERTDSVTQR, encoded by the coding sequence ATGACCAACAATTACAAAGACAAACGACTTGGCATAGTTATGATTATGCTCATTACGACCTTTATCGGGTTTGGGATTATTATTCCGGTTTTGCCGGAGCTTATTAAAAAGGCAGATGCCGGATCGGTTGCATTTCATACAGGTTGGATGCTATCGATCTATTCGCTCGTATCGTTCTTGCTTTCGCCGCTCTGGGGCGGACTGTCCGACCGAATCGGACGCCGTCCCGTCATTCTGATCGGCGTGCTCGGCTTCGCGGCCAGCTTCCTGCTGTTCGGCATCGCGGACGGCAGCCTGCCGATCATGTACGCGTCGCGCGTACTTGGCGGTTTGTTCTCCGGCGCGGTTACATCCGTAATGGTCGCCTACGTGGCCGATGTGACGCCGCCCGAGCAGCGGACGCGCGGCATGGGGCTTGTCGGCATGTCGATCGGACTTGGCTTCACGATCGGACCCGGCTTTGGCGGCTTGCTGAGCCTTGTCTCGCAGAATACGCCGTTCTTCGCGGCGGCCGCGCTGTCGCTCGTGACGTTCCTGATTGCGGTAACGAAGCTTCCGGAATCGTTGACACCGGAAATGCGCCAAGCGGCAAACGAAGACAGACCATCACGGTGGAGCGCATTTACGGGATCGGTCAAATATTTGTATGTACTGGCGCTGATCGTATCGCTATCGCTTGCCGGCCTCGAAGCTACGTTGCAGCTGTTCGGCATGCAGCGCTTCGACGTGAATCCGCGGCAGGTCGGCTTCATGTTCTTGGTATGCGGCCTGGTCGGCGCGCTGATCCAAGGCGGCGTTGTCCGCAGACGCATTCGAAAAGGTCAGGAGCCGATGTATATTACGGCAGGCCTTATCATCTCTGCGGTAGGCTTCCTGCTGCTAGTGACGTCGCATTCCCTGCTGACGTCGACAATCTATCTGGCCATCTTCGGGATCGGCAACGCATTGATCCGTCCATGCGTCACGTCGCTTATTACGCAGAAGACAACGGTCGGACAAGGTGTTGCATCCGGATTAAGCTCCGCAATGGACAGCCTTGGCCGAATCGCGGGCCCATTGCTAGGCGCTTTCTTATTTTCCATGGACGTGACTCTTCCATATGTAGCGGGCGGCTTGCTGTCTCTGGCCGCGCTGACGCTGCTGCTGCGTTTCCGCTTGTTGGACAGCTCGGCTGTAGAGCGCACGGATTCGGTCACGCAACGCTAA
- a CDS encoding DUF1885 family protein, whose protein sequence is MGQSAYIKFVQGSAVERLSLDEVKERLGRYREQTSLTGQQLGWDYTDSAFPYTVETKPGEENRWFYLKGTSPQYNYILFGVGSQEEGEQSISHVQVVLPDTATHGDKSKANELCKYFAKHLKAELTMFNGRTIYYNPRK, encoded by the coding sequence ATGGGTCAAAGCGCTTACATTAAATTCGTGCAAGGTTCGGCAGTCGAACGTCTCAGCCTCGATGAGGTGAAGGAAAGACTGGGCCGCTACCGGGAGCAAACCTCGTTGACGGGCCAGCAGCTTGGATGGGACTATACGGATTCCGCTTTTCCCTATACGGTCGAAACGAAGCCGGGCGAAGAGAATCGGTGGTTCTATTTGAAGGGTACCTCGCCGCAGTACAACTACATTTTATTCGGCGTCGGTTCGCAGGAGGAAGGCGAGCAGTCGATTTCGCATGTACAGGTCGTGCTTCCCGATACGGCCACGCATGGCGACAAATCCAAAGCCAACGAGCTTTGCAAATATTTCGCGAAGCACCTGAAGGCGGAATTAACGATGTTTAACGGCAGAACCATTTACTATAATCCGCGCAAATAA
- a CDS encoding TOTE conflict system archaeo-eukaryotic primase domain-containing protein, producing the protein MTKSTETKRTPEEKAYRRKMIKKFIQLYFVQTKKYLIMHKSGTYSTYTEGKDTKSGKKVKSLADWQLFNHLDGQHTVGACSGMFMNKFLAFDVDFPDIKNAKWIVYKISDTLDEMKIDHHISYSGSKGYHIEIFFEDLLPHNVHRNLYDYVLDQADVRQYINSSNRGGVKKLGNGSEIELGNVEHRPNESYGIKLPLGYHQKTEKFCGYCDKYDGLRVMSPAESYEYLLSIKQINCASLVEEYFPELMDYSKVDQFVTREDLLSTENAIAKYNPPKYQVSEKEAIDEAVDLLENGLKYKNSRHNSIFKIAKLFKYYGVEEEETVQELMIWMERQSKDFYTTSLEESFSDIVKTVQDVYAGLYSIKPPERNIAVTYPEIIAIINSCPSETEKLLMYAILIHSKRYATKKGVFYFIQEKMSEVTGLSLSAVKRTLPKLERSEVLEYVKRNLKFDKETGKRPKNEYRVLLKVDAGIDGAKEYITDRQDDLNNCLISLLTLDEINKLPRRHKEKLKYSCIA; encoded by the coding sequence ATGACAAAGAGTACTGAGACAAAGAGGACACCTGAAGAAAAAGCATATAGACGAAAGATGATTAAAAAGTTTATACAATTGTACTTTGTTCAGACAAAAAAATATTTAATCATGCACAAGTCAGGAACTTATAGTACATACACTGAGGGCAAAGATACCAAGAGCGGAAAAAAAGTAAAATCGTTGGCTGATTGGCAATTGTTCAACCATCTTGACGGGCAGCATACAGTTGGGGCTTGTAGCGGAATGTTTATGAATAAATTCCTTGCATTTGACGTTGATTTCCCTGATATAAAAAATGCAAAGTGGATTGTTTATAAAATATCTGATACTTTAGATGAAATGAAAATTGACCATCATATCAGCTACAGCGGCTCTAAGGGGTATCATATTGAAATATTTTTTGAAGATCTTCTTCCTCATAACGTACATAGAAATCTGTACGATTATGTACTAGATCAAGCTGATGTAAGGCAATATATTAACTCGTCAAATCGTGGTGGCGTAAAAAAACTAGGGAATGGCAGCGAGATTGAATTAGGCAATGTAGAACATCGTCCAAATGAAAGCTATGGGATTAAGTTGCCACTTGGCTATCATCAGAAGACTGAGAAATTTTGTGGCTATTGTGACAAATACGATGGGCTAAGAGTGATGAGTCCAGCAGAGAGTTATGAATATTTACTGAGCATCAAGCAAATCAACTGTGCATCGTTAGTTGAAGAGTATTTTCCTGAACTTATGGACTATTCCAAAGTCGATCAATTTGTAACGCGAGAGGATTTATTGAGTACAGAAAACGCAATTGCTAAATACAATCCTCCAAAGTATCAAGTAAGCGAGAAGGAAGCAATTGATGAAGCAGTAGATTTACTGGAGAATGGGCTGAAATACAAAAACAGTAGGCATAACTCAATATTTAAGATTGCAAAGCTCTTCAAATACTATGGTGTAGAAGAAGAAGAAACGGTTCAAGAACTTATGATCTGGATGGAACGCCAGTCAAAGGACTTTTATACGACTTCGCTTGAAGAATCTTTTAGCGACATAGTAAAAACGGTACAAGACGTTTACGCAGGTCTTTATTCAATTAAGCCACCAGAGAGAAATATTGCGGTTACATATCCTGAGATAATTGCAATCATTAATAGTTGTCCAAGTGAAACGGAGAAGTTGTTGATGTATGCGATTTTAATACATAGCAAGCGATATGCAACGAAAAAAGGCGTATTTTACTTCATACAAGAGAAGATGTCTGAAGTTACTGGATTAAGTTTAAGCGCGGTGAAAAGGACGTTGCCTAAATTAGAGAGGTCAGAAGTCTTGGAATACGTCAAGAGGAATCTAAAGTTTGATAAAGAGACAGGTAAGCGTCCGAAAAATGAATATAGAGTCTTATTAAAGGTTGATGCTGGAATTGATGGAGCAAAGGAATACATAACGGATAGGCAAGATGATTTAAACAATTGTTTGATTTCATTACTAACATTAGATGAGATCAATAAACTTCCAAGAAGACATAAGGAAAAGTTGAAGTATTCATGTATTGCATGA
- a CDS encoding helix-turn-helix domain-containing protein — protein sequence MIGLQFIVKVYNGTYKKLAEKLEIAPPTIMAWLSNKRPIPKAKLEALSKLFKIEEEYFTKELNEVEKIQIQKEYLRRLSRRESFEMPDFITDDDGVTHEYTRWVDPYEDERRMLDQELQIEALILSLRSMLYTELYANNISDVRRTLETLERLSELFDEELPEDLNESEQRDWLQRQNKRMSAIRSLIYYMVIPQRGFGQFMRGQDAIDDDIYDLIVKHDLKRD from the coding sequence ATGATAGGACTTCAGTTTATTGTGAAAGTATATAACGGCACTTATAAGAAATTAGCAGAAAAACTCGAAATTGCCCCACCCACAATAATGGCATGGTTAAGTAACAAGAGACCTATCCCTAAAGCAAAGCTTGAGGCATTATCTAAGCTATTTAAAATTGAAGAAGAGTATTTTACAAAAGAACTGAATGAAGTCGAAAAAATTCAAATACAAAAGGAGTATCTTAGAAGGTTATCGAGGCGAGAATCTTTTGAAATGCCTGATTTCATTACGGATGATGATGGAGTTACACATGAATATACGAGATGGGTTGATCCTTACGAGGATGAGCGAAGAATGCTCGATCAGGAATTACAGATTGAAGCGCTTATTCTTAGTTTGCGTTCTATGCTGTATACGGAGCTATACGCAAATAATATTAGCGACGTAAGAAGGACACTGGAGACATTAGAACGGTTGTCTGAGTTATTCGATGAGGAATTGCCAGAAGATTTAAACGAATCTGAACAAAGGGATTGGTTGCAACGGCAAAATAAACGGATGTCTGCTATACGTTCATTAATTTACTACATGGTTATACCGCAAAGAGGTTTTGGTCAGTTTATGCGCGGTCAAGATGCAATTGATGATGATATTTATGATCTAATTGTAAAGCATGATTTAAAAAGAGATTAA